In the bacterium genome, one interval contains:
- a CDS encoding CaiB/BaiF CoA-transferase family protein gives AAQGTLLALYHREKTGVGQEVDVSMLDGQVALLTYHASSFFATGNVPPRRGNKHPSITPYETFSCRDGYFNIGVGNDSLWQKFCGAMGLGDLKDDPRFAVNADRVRNREALTPILDEFFASRTAAETLETLRTAGVPCGPINDLAQVLSEPQVLAREMVVDVDAPGAGPTKVTGVPIKLSDTPGGVRLPPPALGQHTDEILENLLGLDEAARRSLREGGVV, from the coding sequence GCCGCGCAGGGCACCCTCCTCGCCCTCTACCACCGCGAAAAAACCGGGGTGGGCCAGGAAGTGGACGTGAGCATGCTGGACGGCCAGGTGGCGCTGCTCACCTACCACGCCAGCAGCTTCTTCGCCACCGGAAACGTCCCGCCCCGCCGGGGGAACAAGCACCCCTCCATCACCCCGTATGAAACGTTCTCGTGCCGGGACGGCTACTTCAACATCGGGGTGGGCAACGACAGCCTCTGGCAAAAGTTCTGCGGCGCGATGGGTCTCGGGGACCTCAAGGATGACCCCCGCTTCGCCGTGAACGCCGACCGGGTGCGCAACCGGGAGGCTCTGACGCCCATCCTCGATGAATTTTTCGCCTCGCGCACCGCCGCCGAGACGCTGGAAACCCTCCGCACGGCGGGGGTCCCCTGCGGGCCGATCAACGATCTGGCCCAGGTGCTCTCCGAACCCCAGGTCCTGGCCCGGGAGATGGTGGTGGACGTGGATGCGCCCGGTGCGGGGCCGACCAAGGTCACCGGCGTGCCCATCAAACTCTCGGACACCCCGGGCGGGGTGCGGCTGCCGCCGCCCGCCCTCGGTCAGCACACCGACGAAATTCTCGAAAACCTGCTGGGTCTTGACGAAGCCGCCCGCCGATCGCTCCGCGAGGGCGGGGTGGTCTGA
- a CDS encoding GntR family transcriptional regulator, whose translation MNMEPVRIEKPKSLSQVVAEEVKEAILKGIFQPGDKLVETNLTQSLGVSRTPLREAFRELAAEGYITVIPHKGAYVSRITREEAYDLYIITSVLEGLATRLATPHLCEGKAREEFLSLYEDLKAQHKKGNVDAYWAANRHFHQFIADASGNERLQGIIDNLRRQILKTRVITLNYPGRLDESMAEHEEILQAILREDGREAERLVIDHLEKQSRFVLDLLPPEPEEE comes from the coding sequence ATGAACATGGAGCCCGTTCGCATCGAAAAGCCGAAATCGCTCAGCCAAGTCGTCGCCGAGGAGGTGAAGGAGGCGATCCTCAAGGGCATCTTCCAGCCCGGGGACAAGCTGGTCGAGACGAATCTCACCCAGTCGCTCGGGGTGAGCCGCACCCCGCTGCGCGAGGCCTTCCGCGAGCTGGCCGCCGAGGGCTACATCACCGTCATCCCCCACAAGGGCGCCTACGTCAGCCGCATCACCCGGGAGGAGGCCTACGATCTCTACATCATCACGAGCGTCCTCGAAGGGCTCGCCACCCGGCTGGCCACCCCCCATCTTTGTGAGGGGAAGGCGCGCGAGGAGTTCCTCTCCCTCTACGAGGATTTGAAGGCGCAGCACAAAAAAGGGAATGTGGACGCCTACTGGGCCGCCAACCGCCATTTTCACCAGTTCATCGCCGACGCCTCGGGCAACGAGCGGCTGCAGGGGATAATCGACAACCTGCGGCGGCAGATTCTGAAAACACGGGTGATCACCCTGAACTACCCCGGGCGGCTCGATGAATCCATGGCGGAGCACGAGGAGATCCTTCAGGCGATTCTTCGGGAAGACGGCCGGGAAGCCGAGCGCCTCGTCATCGATCACCTCGAGAAGCAGAGCCGCTTCGTGCTCGATCTCCTCCCTCCGGAGCCGGAAGAAGAATGA
- a CDS encoding class I SAM-dependent methyltransferase → MSDKDPLRANIEDFYQRAAAYTHSLPESEAAWLGGVIRQTGCGAGALLVDIGVGTANAALPFLEAGGRLLGVEVAAAMAEKGRTRLDGMGLGAAAAFFLGDGHRIPLAEGCVDFSICRNVFHHMRSPAEVVAEMVRILRPGGHIAVMDHYAPDGAAAQAEIHVIEKLREPSLVHTVSLAEFRAHYAAAGADLIEAHTEKERLGALEWLESGRTPEANIPAVLDGLEKMRDSGGGWFEAEGTRGALAILRKRAFVLGKKR, encoded by the coding sequence ATGAGCGACAAGGACCCCCTCCGCGCCAACATCGAGGACTTCTACCAGCGGGCGGCCGCCTACACCCACAGCCTCCCCGAATCGGAAGCCGCCTGGCTGGGGGGCGTGATCCGGCAGACCGGCTGCGGGGCGGGCGCGCTTCTTGTGGACATCGGCGTGGGCACGGCGAACGCCGCTCTTCCCTTCCTCGAGGCGGGCGGGCGCCTGCTCGGGGTGGAGGTCGCCGCCGCGATGGCGGAGAAGGGAAGAACCCGCCTCGACGGGATGGGCCTGGGCGCCGCGGCCGCTTTTTTTCTCGGGGACGGCCACCGGATTCCCCTGGCGGAGGGGTGCGTGGATTTCTCCATCTGCCGGAATGTTTTTCATCACATGCGGTCCCCGGCCGAGGTCGTCGCCGAGATGGTCCGCATCCTCCGGCCGGGCGGCCACATCGCCGTCATGGATCACTACGCGCCGGATGGGGCCGCCGCGCAGGCGGAAATCCACGTCATCGAGAAGCTCCGCGAGCCCTCCCTCGTCCACACCGTCTCGCTCGCGGAGTTCAGGGCCCACTATGCGGCGGCCGGGGCCGATCTCATCGAGGCCCACACAGAGAAGGAGCGCCTCGGCGCCCTGGAATGGCTCGAGAGCGGCCGAACGCCGGAGGCGAACATCCCGGCCGTTTTGGATGGACTCGAAAAGATGCGCGATTCAGGCGGCGGCTGGTTCGAGGCCGAGGGCACGCGCGGTGCCCTCGCCATCCTCCGCAAGCGCGCGTTTGTTTTGGGGAAAAAGCGGTAG
- a CDS encoding protocatechuate 3,4-dioxygenase: MRARSSLTRRQLIASGLALAASAAAAGAAAAAKLLPTPRQTPGPFYPQRIPLESDNDLAQVGGSDRPAAGQLTHVFGRVVDEDGRPVRGAQVEIWQCDAFGFYHHPWDRRGEADPAFQGYGRMTVGADGGFRFRTIRPVPYPGRAPHIHFGIRGAGIGWMTTQMYLKGHPLNAADGPLNSVDDPAARRSLIVDLRPASNLEAGALAGRFDIVLGRNAFQR, from the coding sequence ATGCGTGCGCGCTCTTCCCTCACGCGGCGCCAGCTCATTGCCTCGGGGCTTGCCCTCGCGGCCTCGGCCGCTGCGGCCGGCGCTGCGGCGGCGGCGAAATTGCTCCCCACCCCGCGCCAGACGCCGGGGCCTTTCTACCCGCAACGGATACCCCTTGAGTCGGACAACGATTTGGCCCAGGTCGGAGGAAGCGATCGCCCGGCGGCCGGCCAGCTCACCCATGTCTTCGGAAGGGTGGTGGACGAGGACGGGCGCCCGGTCCGGGGCGCGCAGGTGGAAATCTGGCAGTGCGACGCTTTCGGCTTCTACCATCACCCCTGGGACCGGAGAGGGGAGGCGGATCCCGCCTTTCAGGGATACGGCCGGATGACCGTGGGCGCGGATGGCGGTTTCCGGTTCCGGACGATCCGGCCGGTCCCTTATCCCGGAAGGGCGCCCCACATCCATTTCGGCATCCGCGGCGCCGGAATCGGCTGGATGACGACCCAGATGTACCTCAAGGGACATCCGCTGAACGCGGCGGATGGGCCGCTCAACAGCGTGGATGACCCGGCGGCGCGGAGAAGCCTGATCGTGGATCTTCGTCCCGCCTCCAATCTGGAAGCGGGCGCGCTGGCCGGGCGTTTTGATATTGTGCTGGGGCGGAATGCCTTTCAGCGCTGA
- a CDS encoding DUF3105 domain-containing protein has translation MARKKVRQKGKEPVRRSSKGSGKIVAIAAVAAVVLFAAYSWWQAADDKKNFQKLAAAGKGAPSRAEQLPSLGNAHLQPGQAGSYADRFPTSGAHAPNWSTPGFYDAPQPKEMLVHALEHGNIVIYYDQPDPKTLGAIRAWTDLYRGQWDGVIAVPAKGLGARVVLTAWTRRLAMDRFEPAAAAAFVDAYRGRGPENPVR, from the coding sequence ATGGCCAGGAAGAAAGTGCGTCAAAAGGGAAAAGAGCCGGTCCGCCGATCTTCGAAAGGGAGCGGGAAGATCGTTGCGATTGCCGCCGTGGCCGCGGTCGTTCTTTTCGCCGCATACAGCTGGTGGCAGGCCGCAGACGACAAGAAGAATTTCCAGAAGCTGGCCGCCGCCGGAAAGGGAGCGCCTTCCCGGGCTGAGCAGCTTCCCTCCCTCGGAAACGCCCATCTCCAGCCGGGCCAGGCGGGCTCTTATGCCGATCGCTTTCCCACTTCGGGGGCCCACGCGCCGAATTGGAGCACACCGGGATTTTACGATGCGCCCCAGCCGAAGGAGATGCTCGTCCATGCCCTCGAGCACGGCAACATCGTCATCTACTACGATCAGCCCGATCCGAAGACCCTCGGCGCCATCCGCGCCTGGACCGATCTCTACCGCGGCCAATGGGACGGCGTTATCGCCGTTCCGGCCAAGGGGTTGGGCGCGCGGGTCGTGCTGACGGCCTGGACGCGCCGCCTGGCGATGGACCGGTTCGAGCCCGCGGCCGCCGCCGCCTTTGTGGACGCCTACCGCGGGCGCGGCCCGGAGAATCCGGTCCGCTAG
- a CDS encoding YciI family protein, translating into MSGPPIPTAKEIRQKSAEHGHLNMQLYVYFTTPTGELGPVMENLKEHLEYQAELERKGIMFGAGPHWDDNEEYWTGEGMVIVRANSLAEAREIAAADPMHKSGARKFIVRPWLLNEGCLTIKFPFSQGKRELI; encoded by the coding sequence ATGTCCGGACCACCGATCCCCACCGCGAAGGAAATCCGCCAGAAAAGCGCCGAACACGGCCACCTGAACATGCAGCTCTATGTCTATTTCACCACCCCCACGGGCGAACTCGGCCCCGTGATGGAAAATCTCAAAGAACATCTCGAATATCAGGCCGAACTCGAGCGGAAGGGGATCATGTTCGGCGCCGGGCCCCACTGGGACGACAACGAGGAGTACTGGACCGGCGAGGGGATGGTCATCGTCCGCGCGAACTCTCTTGCGGAAGCCAGGGAGATTGCCGCCGCCGATCCCATGCACAAGAGCGGGGCGCGCAAGTTCATCGTGCGCCCCTGGCTGCTGAACGAGGGCTGCCTGACGATCAAATTTCCCTTCTCGCAGGGAAAGCGGGAGCTGATCTAG
- the gatD gene encoding Glu-tRNA(Gln) amidotransferase subunit GatD: MSEAAADPLKGYRGKARAVLESFGVRVWSEVDAETTRGKFHGIILPRAEQADEHHIVLKLLTGYNVGVAAENILQMKEVGYREANYQIPEKEFPKDPAKPNVTLLGTGGTIASRLDYRTGAVIPAFAPGELYGAVPELADICNLDTIKLYGIFSENIGPEHWIGTALAIEKELEKGVDGIVIGHGTDTMHYTAAALTFMVQDPPVPIVMVGSQRSSDRPSSDAALNLIHATQAAATGQIAEVMVCMFGPTSDAYALLHRGVRVRKMHSSYRSAFRTLSDVPLAKIQGETLTPIKEDWRPRDPARKPRIRACFEEKVGILYYYPNMQPDVLEGFIENGYKGIVIAGTGLGHVNKPLYPALEKARDAGIPMFMTVQTLWGFAQMYVYDTGRDIQERGVIPLANMLPEVAYVKLGWALGQTGDPAEVKRIMLERVSDEITDREPPNGYLILQGGLPEVDDYLKKYWK, translated from the coding sequence ATGAGCGAGGCCGCCGCCGATCCCTTGAAGGGCTACCGTGGCAAGGCCCGCGCGGTACTCGAATCCTTCGGCGTCCGCGTCTGGAGCGAGGTGGACGCCGAGACCACCCGCGGGAAATTCCACGGCATCATCCTTCCCCGGGCCGAACAGGCGGACGAGCACCACATCGTCCTGAAGCTCCTCACCGGCTACAACGTCGGCGTCGCCGCCGAAAATATCCTCCAGATGAAAGAGGTCGGCTACCGGGAGGCGAACTACCAGATCCCGGAGAAGGAATTTCCCAAAGATCCGGCCAAGCCCAACGTCACCCTTCTGGGGACCGGCGGCACCATCGCGAGCCGTCTCGATTACCGGACGGGCGCCGTCATCCCCGCCTTCGCGCCGGGGGAGCTCTACGGCGCGGTGCCCGAGCTGGCGGACATCTGCAATCTCGACACCATCAAGCTCTACGGCATCTTCAGCGAGAACATCGGCCCCGAGCACTGGATCGGCACCGCGCTGGCCATCGAGAAAGAGCTCGAAAAAGGGGTGGACGGCATCGTTATCGGCCACGGTACCGACACGATGCACTACACCGCCGCCGCCCTGACGTTCATGGTGCAGGATCCGCCGGTGCCCATCGTGATGGTCGGCTCCCAGCGATCGAGCGACCGGCCGAGTTCGGACGCGGCCCTGAACCTCATTCACGCGACCCAGGCCGCCGCGACGGGGCAGATCGCCGAGGTCATGGTCTGCATGTTCGGGCCGACGAGCGATGCGTACGCGCTGCTCCACCGCGGGGTGCGGGTGCGGAAGATGCACAGCAGCTACCGCTCGGCCTTCCGCACGCTGAGCGATGTGCCGCTCGCCAAAATCCAGGGCGAGACGCTGACCCCCATCAAGGAGGACTGGCGCCCCCGCGATCCGGCGCGAAAGCCGCGCATCCGCGCCTGCTTCGAGGAAAAGGTCGGGATACTCTACTACTACCCCAACATGCAGCCCGACGTGCTCGAGGGGTTCATCGAGAACGGCTACAAGGGGATCGTCATCGCGGGGACGGGTCTCGGCCATGTGAACAAGCCGCTCTATCCGGCGCTGGAAAAAGCGCGGGACGCGGGCATCCCGATGTTCATGACGGTGCAGACCCTGTGGGGTTTCGCGCAGATGTACGTCTACGATACGGGGCGGGACATCCAGGAGCGCGGCGTCATCCCGCTGGCGAACATGCTCCCCGAGGTGGCCTACGTGAAGCTCGGCTGGGCGCTCGGCCAGACGGGTGACCCCGCGGAGGTGAAGCGGATCATGCTGGAGCGGGTCTCGGACGAGATCACCGATCGGGAGCCCCCGAACGGCTATCTGATCCTCCAGGGCGGGCTTCCCGAGGTGGATGATTACCTAAAGAAATATTGGAAGTAA
- the gatE gene encoding Glu-tRNA(Gln) amidotransferase subunit GatE, producing MTKLDYDALGFRSGLEVHYQLLTARKLYCRCPAGRYSTDFDAEVLRHMRPTLSELGVYDRAALMEFKTRKEVVYQVRNDTVCTYEMDDTPPFPPDPRVIDIMLEVALLLRCSVVGEIHITRKQYLDGSIPTGFQRTAIVGVEGKIPLRDREVPVIQISFEEDSCREVADEGHRITFRTDRLGMPLLEVVTYPEMRTPDEVVDVGRRIGQLLRATGKVRRGIGSVRQDVNVSIEGAPRVEIKGVPQLSAFRQLTHNEALRQKGLLEIREELRKRGIGPDDVTAQPAPLPAEGIEDPILREACARGHQVWAIRVPRFVGILGWHLQDGPEDTSIPFLRDVAGRVRVIACLDQNPILFCRDAADPRRPEILSDRDWEAAARATGAKDEDALLVAFGPEGDLRTAVQEIEIRLREAAVEIPHETRQSLGDGTTDFERILAGSDRMYPDTDLPLIPIEEAHLARIEAAMPEPPWERETRYLSWKLPEDVVSTLAFSPRGALLDRIVAETGASPLLAGCTLVHTAKSIKKADLSAITDDGWVTLFQAFQDGKFGREAIPALLRKMAGGESLEAALGALNLSPLADEALEKLVAEVIAAHGADPMHNPADENRLAYLMGLVMKEVRGRRGGQEIGERVRQKWQTRQG from the coding sequence ATGACAAAACTCGATTACGACGCGCTGGGCTTCCGCTCCGGCCTGGAGGTCCACTACCAGCTGCTGACCGCCCGGAAGCTTTACTGCCGCTGTCCGGCGGGCCGCTATTCCACCGATTTCGATGCCGAAGTGCTCCGCCACATGCGCCCGACCCTCTCCGAACTCGGCGTGTACGACCGGGCCGCCCTCATGGAGTTCAAGACCCGCAAGGAAGTCGTCTACCAGGTGCGGAACGACACCGTCTGCACCTACGAAATGGACGACACCCCTCCTTTTCCGCCCGATCCACGCGTGATCGACATCATGCTCGAGGTGGCGCTTCTGCTTCGCTGCAGCGTGGTCGGGGAGATTCACATCACGCGGAAGCAGTACCTCGACGGGAGCATCCCGACCGGCTTCCAGCGCACCGCCATCGTCGGGGTGGAGGGAAAAATCCCCCTGCGGGATCGGGAGGTTCCCGTCATCCAGATCAGCTTCGAGGAGGACTCGTGCCGCGAGGTCGCCGACGAGGGACACCGCATCACCTTCCGCACCGACCGCCTGGGAATGCCCCTGCTCGAAGTGGTCACCTACCCGGAGATGCGGACGCCCGATGAAGTCGTGGATGTCGGCCGGCGGATCGGCCAGTTGCTGCGCGCAACGGGGAAAGTGCGGCGGGGCATCGGCTCGGTCCGCCAGGACGTGAACGTCAGCATCGAGGGGGCGCCGCGGGTCGAAATCAAGGGCGTGCCGCAGCTCTCGGCTTTCCGGCAGCTCACCCACAACGAGGCCCTGCGGCAAAAGGGGCTGCTTGAGATCCGCGAGGAACTCCGAAAGCGCGGCATCGGACCCGACGATGTCACGGCGCAGCCGGCCCCCCTCCCGGCGGAGGGAATCGAAGATCCCATCCTCCGGGAGGCCTGTGCCCGGGGTCACCAAGTCTGGGCGATACGGGTCCCCCGCTTCGTGGGCATCCTCGGCTGGCACCTCCAGGATGGGCCGGAGGACACAAGCATCCCCTTCCTGCGGGATGTCGCGGGAAGGGTGCGCGTCATCGCCTGCCTCGATCAGAACCCCATTCTCTTCTGCCGGGACGCCGCCGATCCACGCCGGCCGGAAATCCTGAGCGATCGCGACTGGGAGGCGGCAGCCCGCGCCACCGGCGCCAAGGATGAAGACGCCCTCCTCGTGGCGTTCGGGCCCGAGGGCGACCTTCGGACCGCCGTGCAGGAGATCGAAATCCGCCTGCGGGAGGCCGCCGTGGAGATTCCCCACGAAACGCGACAATCATTGGGGGACGGAACAACGGACTTCGAAAGAATCCTCGCGGGCTCCGACCGGATGTACCCGGACACCGACCTGCCCCTCATCCCCATCGAGGAGGCGCATCTCGCCCGCATCGAGGCGGCCATGCCCGAGCCGCCCTGGGAGCGCGAAACCCGCTACCTCTCCTGGAAGCTGCCGGAGGATGTGGTAAGCACCCTCGCCTTTTCTCCCAGAGGGGCGCTGCTCGATCGCATCGTGGCCGAAACGGGCGCATCTCCCCTTCTCGCGGGCTGCACCCTGGTCCACACCGCCAAATCAATCAAGAAGGCGGACCTCTCCGCCATCACGGATGATGGATGGGTCACGCTTTTTCAAGCATTTCAAGATGGAAAATTCGGCCGCGAGGCCATCCCCGCGCTTCTCCGGAAAATGGCAGGTGGAGAAAGTCTCGAAGCCGCGCTCGGCGCCCTGAATCTCTCCCCCTTGGCGGATGAGGCGCTGGAAAAGCTGGTGGCCGAAGTCATCGCCGCCCACGGGGCGGACCCCATGCACAATCCCGCGGACGAGAACCGCCTCGCCTACCTCATGGGCTTGGTGATGAAGGAAGTCCGGGGAAGGCGCGGCGGACAGGAGATCGGGGAGCGGGTTCGCCAGAAATGGCAAACGCGACAAGGATAG